From Selenomonas sp. AB3002, one genomic window encodes:
- a CDS encoding adenylyltransferase/cytidyltransferase family protein has product MDGAVNSYDLFIRKLKKEKDFERYLNLLKVAKETFVVFIAVGDTGAGVSFTPDLSHHFMRCLGTSVNMADKFRRPYVVVLDKGTVLQEICSEELDKPIVLRGNIGRHTFEVYSAGFGCNTGFGMGAYLQIDGANYLHGGRGFNFLVFDLEGDYLIDTKTFDTFDNCICHSELNPVDNALRQYSEIGGVTLCVLRMPRRFISKHNIDLSLHEKFIRLQERENPKWLDALGADTQLLKEVWKEKAFHFCGDFDSFDEFKDSFIVPNSYLNLDGSRRFEECESASVNTRNGIRVTTNQPKEIQRSIFFVGPSTVFGQYVSDFNTFESFLQRKLNELVPDKQFAVWNYGFPGPDYVRDVANLKSLPCKQGDIVFFVAHPCWGLPNYGVWGIPYCDLYLKSIRPHDYGEIYTDGHFSKNGNRMVSDGIFDFLDRNNFFGKNIGEEVPIVNDKNKHCGLLGVESDDLIYFYKKKLKIIYDEYLRPKIGSVVMNCNPFTKGHRYLVETALKQCDYLIVFVVEEDKSEFSFVDRFKMVEDNLADLDRVLIMPSGEFVISTKTFSEYFNKEKLQNKIIDASKDIIVFAKEIAPCLDITVRFAGEEPLDNVTRQYNDDMRKILPQYGIQFIEIPRLNNDVGVISASKVRELVHKQKFEVLEGFVTDLTFKYLINRFKKVETSMI; this is encoded by the coding sequence ATGGATGGGGCTGTGAACTCATATGATTTATTCATTAGAAAACTGAAAAAAGAAAAAGATTTTGAAAGATATTTGAATCTGTTAAAAGTAGCAAAAGAGACATTTGTTGTTTTTATTGCAGTGGGGGATACTGGAGCTGGAGTATCGTTCACGCCTGATCTATCCCACCATTTCATGAGATGCCTTGGTACTTCAGTGAATATGGCTGACAAATTTCGCAGACCATATGTGGTTGTTTTGGATAAGGGAACGGTATTGCAGGAAATTTGTTCTGAAGAACTGGATAAACCAATTGTTTTAAGAGGAAATATCGGCAGACATACATTTGAAGTTTATAGTGCAGGATTTGGATGTAATACTGGATTCGGTATGGGCGCTTATTTGCAAATTGATGGTGCAAATTATTTGCATGGAGGTAGAGGCTTTAATTTTCTGGTTTTTGATTTAGAAGGAGATTACTTGATTGATACAAAAACTTTCGATACTTTCGATAACTGTATCTGCCATAGTGAATTGAATCCGGTTGATAATGCACTAAGGCAATATTCAGAAATTGGGGGGGTGACGCTGTGTGTATTGCGTATGCCTCGTCGATTTATATCTAAGCATAATATTGATTTGAGTCTTCACGAGAAATTCATACGTTTACAAGAGAGGGAAAATCCAAAGTGGCTGGATGCGCTGGGGGCGGATACTCAGTTATTAAAAGAGGTGTGGAAGGAAAAAGCATTTCATTTTTGTGGTGATTTCGACTCATTTGATGAGTTTAAGGATTCGTTTATAGTGCCTAATTCGTATTTGAATTTGGATGGGTCAAGAAGATTTGAAGAGTGTGAAAGTGCTTCTGTGAATACTAGAAATGGTATAAGGGTTACCACAAATCAACCAAAGGAAATACAAAGATCTATATTTTTTGTAGGCCCTTCTACGGTTTTTGGTCAATATGTGTCGGATTTTAACACGTTTGAGTCCTTTCTTCAAAGGAAATTAAATGAACTAGTGCCAGATAAACAATTTGCTGTGTGGAATTATGGATTTCCAGGACCTGATTATGTTAGGGACGTGGCTAATTTGAAATCACTGCCTTGCAAACAAGGAGATATCGTTTTTTTTGTTGCACACCCATGCTGGGGATTGCCAAACTACGGTGTGTGGGGGATTCCTTATTGCGACTTGTATCTGAAATCTATTCGTCCACATGATTATGGAGAAATATATACAGATGGTCACTTCTCAAAGAATGGAAATCGCATGGTTTCAGATGGAATATTCGATTTTTTGGATAGAAATAATTTTTTTGGAAAAAATATTGGTGAAGAAGTACCTATCGTTAATGATAAGAATAAACATTGTGGCCTATTAGGTGTTGAATCCGATGATTTAATATATTTCTATAAGAAAAAACTTAAAATAATATATGATGAGTATCTTCGGCCTAAAATAGGATCAGTAGTCATGAATTGTAATCCGTTCACTAAAGGCCATCGTTATTTGGTTGAAACAGCATTGAAACAATGTGATTACTTAATTGTATTTGTTGTTGAGGAGGATAAGTCAGAGTTTTCATTTGTAGACAGATTCAAGATGGTTGAGGATAATCTTGCTGATTTAGATCGTGTACTAATAATGCCAAGTGGCGAATTTGTTATTTCTACTAAGACTTTTTCCGAATACTTTAATAAAGAAAAATTGCAGAACAAAATAATTGATGCATCGAAAGATATAATTGTTTTTGCAAAAGAAATTGCACCTTGTCTTGATATTACAGTTCGTTTTGCTGGAGAAGAGCCTTTGGATAATGTAACACGTCAGTATAATGATGATATGCGTAAAATTCTACCACAGTATGGTATACAGTTTATAGAGATACCTAGATTGAACAATGATGTTGGTGTAATTAGTGCATCAAAAGTTAGAGAGTTGGTGCATAAACAGAAATTCGAAGTGCTGGAAGGGTTTGTAACGGATTTGACATTTAAGTATTTAATTAATAGGTTTAAAAAAGTAGAAACGAGTATGATATGA